One region of Desulforamulus hydrothermalis Lam5 = DSM 18033 genomic DNA includes:
- the fliY gene encoding flagellar motor switch phosphatase FliY translates to MSKLLSQEEIDALMRAQAMGDSPAPVPDSETAADGGLPQEPAAAAAQPAGELPQMDLSLLMTPEEMDALGEIGNISMGSASTTLSELLSQRVSITSPRVKIMTKKELFDSFSVPYLVIKVDFSEGLNGYNLLVIRLQDAATMASLMMGGDGTPMSEEISDMEISAAAEAMNMMIGTAATSLSQMFHRPINISPPETNLLKSKEDPLAQPPQAIEDVIVVVSFDMKIGDLVDTDIMQIMSVETAREEANLLLKDIMGLPDTPSQTNFAEAPADPLPSSPGLPSSQELAEPAGRPVQPSSPPPAAAAAAPPPAAAAVQPAYQSSTLGSLEQRNLDLILDIPLRVSVVLGRTRRPIKDVLKMAPGSVVELDALADEPVEILVNGTLVATGEVVVVNENFGVRITNIISPLERVQRLGGKKF, encoded by the coding sequence TTGTCTAAGCTTTTAAGCCAGGAAGAAATTGACGCATTAATGAGGGCCCAGGCCATGGGCGACAGCCCGGCACCTGTGCCGGACAGTGAAACGGCGGCAGACGGCGGCTTGCCGCAGGAACCGGCCGCCGCTGCGGCGCAGCCGGCGGGAGAACTGCCCCAGATGGATTTATCCCTTTTAATGACCCCGGAAGAAATGGATGCCCTGGGGGAGATCGGCAATATTTCCATGGGTTCTGCTTCTACCACCCTGTCGGAATTATTGAGCCAGCGGGTCAGTATTACCAGCCCCCGGGTAAAAATAATGACCAAGAAAGAACTCTTTGATTCTTTTTCAGTTCCTTACCTGGTCATTAAAGTTGATTTCAGCGAAGGGTTGAACGGCTATAATTTACTGGTGATCCGCTTGCAGGATGCTGCCACCATGGCCAGCTTGATGATGGGCGGCGACGGCACCCCCATGTCGGAGGAAATTTCTGACATGGAAATCAGTGCGGCTGCCGAAGCCATGAACATGATGATCGGCACCGCTGCCACCTCTTTATCCCAGATGTTTCACCGGCCCATTAACATTTCACCGCCGGAGACCAATTTGCTGAAAAGCAAGGAAGATCCCCTGGCCCAGCCGCCGCAGGCCATTGAGGACGTTATTGTGGTGGTTTCCTTTGATATGAAGATCGGCGACCTGGTTGATACCGACATCATGCAGATAATGAGTGTGGAAACAGCCAGGGAAGAAGCCAACCTCTTATTAAAAGATATTATGGGTTTGCCGGATACGCCGTCGCAAACAAACTTTGCTGAGGCACCGGCGGATCCGTTGCCCTCTTCGCCGGGCCTGCCAAGCTCCCAGGAGCTGGCTGAACCGGCAGGTCGGCCGGTTCAGCCAAGCAGCCCGCCGCCCGCCGCTGCAGCGGCGGCACCGCCGCCGGCAGCCGCCGCTGTTCAGCCGGCTTATCAGTCCTCAACCCTGGGATCGTTGGAACAGCGCAATCTGGATTTAATTCTGGATATTCCCCTGCGGGTTAGCGTGGTGCTGGGCCGGACCCGGCGACCCATTAAGGATGTGCTGAAAATGGCTCCCGGCTCAGTGGTGGAGCTGGACGCTCTGGCGGATGAACCGGTGGAAATACTGGTTAACGGCACCCTGGTGGCCACCGGGGAAGTGGTGGTGGTCAACGAAAATTTTGGCGTCCGCATTACCAACATTATCAGCCCTCTGGAGCGGGTCCAGCGGCTGGGCGGCAAAAAATTCTAA
- a CDS encoding nucleotide pyrophosphohydrolase: MSLKDMQQDVHRWISQFEEGYWHPLSMLARLTEEVGELAREVNHLYGQKPKKPGEPAGNLALELADILFIVGCFANSLQIDLDKAFQDMMEKYRQRDSHRWTRIKPIEKQAEVPTDD; the protein is encoded by the coding sequence GTGAGCCTCAAAGATATGCAGCAGGACGTACACCGGTGGATCAGCCAGTTCGAGGAGGGTTACTGGCATCCCCTGTCCATGCTGGCCCGTTTAACCGAAGAAGTGGGTGAGCTGGCCCGGGAGGTTAACCACCTGTACGGCCAAAAACCCAAAAAACCAGGGGAACCGGCAGGAAACCTCGCCCTGGAGCTGGCAGATATATTATTCATTGTAGGTTGTTTTGCCAATTCACTGCAGATTGACCTGGACAAGGCCTTTCAGGACATGATGGAAAAATACCGGCAGCGGGACAGCCACCGCTGGACCCGCATTAAGCCAATAGAAAAACAAGCGGAGGTGCCTACGGATGACTAA